The Sinorhizobium fredii genome contains the following window.
GAGCGGCGACTATGCGAAGGAGCTCGCGAGATTGCAGGAGGAAATCGCCCATTTGCAGGCCTGGGTGAAGAAGACCGGAGCCCGTATCGTCGTCGTCTTCGAAGGACGCGACGCGGCGGGTAAAGGCGGGGTGATCAAACGGATCACCGAACGTGTCAGCCCGCGGGTCTTTCGCGTCGCCGCACTTCCGGCGCCCACCGACCGGGAGAAGACGCAGATCTACATGCAGCGCTATATCCAGCATCTGCCGGCGGCCGGCGAAGTCGTGATCTTCGACCGCTCCTGGTACAACAGGCCCGGCGTCGAGCGCGTCATGGGGTTCTGTTCGGAGGAAAAGGCGCGCCGCTTCCTCGAGCTCGCGCCACGCTTCGAGGCCGCCATGATCGAAAGCGGCATCGTCCTGCTCAAGTACTTTCTCGATGTCAGCGAGGAGGAGCAGGAACGCCGCTTCCGGCAGCGCATCGACGACCCGCTGCGCC
Protein-coding sequences here:
- the ppk2 gene encoding polyphosphate kinase 2; the encoded protein is MVKNGKNGKKGKEKNKDRRLAEAPAVETRPSGDYAKELARLQEEIAHLQAWVKKTGARIVVVFEGRDAAGKGGVIKRITERVSPRVFRVAALPAPTDREKTQIYMQRYIQHLPAAGEVVIFDRSWYNRPGVERVMGFCSEEKARRFLELAPRFEAAMIESGIVLLKYFLDVSEEEQERRFRQRIDDPLRQWKLSPMDVESYRRWWDYTRAYDEMIRMTDTDYAPWWIVPSNDKKRARINCISHFLSSIPYDRVKFAEPELGKRQKRPDDYVPDNHIRRTVPNVF